From the Pseudodesulfovibrio indicus genome, the window TGAGATTCTCCTGAAAGTTAGATTGTTAAACAGCCAGCCCGGTCTGTTCCTTCCACTCCCGTACTGCATCGTCGGCAGTGCGGGTGAATGCGCGGTAAAGCCAATGGCCAAAGGTGGAAAGCATGACGGATCGTTTGTTGACGAGTTGCCAAGACATGACGACACAGGGTTCGTACTCAGAGTATTGCCTGTGTATGTATCTGAGGATGTCGATATGCACGGCATCACTCATCGGAGCGTGAGAAACCAACCGGTGCACGACGAGCTCGCTCTCGTATTCACGCCAGATGCTGACGTCGTACGTGTAGCGCATGCAGCCGAAGGTCAGGCTGACCCTCTCCGAAACCCGGTCCCAAAAGGAAAGGAGACCGCCGGTAAACGCCATCACAAGAATCAACATGAGGAGAGTATCTTTCATGACGCCGTCCTTATGCCTGTGCGATGTTGAGAGACAGGGCCTGATATTCGCCGTTCTCGTCGCGCGTGTAGATGCGGACGTACTCCTTGCTGTCGATCACGCGGATGCTGTCCTGAATGGCCTTCATGGCCTTACGCCAGCGCTCGTCGTCGATTTGCAGGCGGAGCAGGTCGAGGACGCGGTAGACGCTGATCTTCCCCTCGGAATCGGCCTGAAAGGCCTTTTCGACGATGGTGCGCAGGTTGGGGTTGGCATCGTGCGTCCACTCGGCCATGCATTCGTTGATGAGCAGCTCCGCAGCCACCAGCTCTTCACCGAATCTGATGCGGTCCTGAATGTTGATCGTGACCTTGATGGAGCCGTCGAACGTGGAGAGGACGCGGTTGCCTTTTTTCCCCCGCAGCTTGACGTCGTATTTCTCCACCACCAGGGCGAGGTGGGTGCGGATGTCGTCAAGCGCCTTCTGCTTAAACGCGACCAGGGCGGCGTTGATATTCTTGGCCTCGGCGAACAGGTCCCGGACAACCTCGTCAGCCAGCTTGTCGGATTCCCGGACGTTTTCAGGGGCAACGAGGTTACCCTTCGCGTCCTTCCAGAATCCTTCGTGAGTTGCATTTCCCATGGTGTCTCCTAGTTGACGGGTACGGTGGTTTCGAGGCCGTTGACGCGCATGGCCCCATCGGCCAGGGCGGAAGCGATCTCGTTGGCTTCCTCCCGTTCCCTGAAGGGCAGCTTGTCGGCCAGCAGGCGGATACGGGCCGCGCAGTTCATGATATCGCCGCTGATCGCGCCGTCAGGGTTCCAGCCGGTGTCCTTGTTGGTTCTTGCGGTCTCATTCATTGGGAGCCTCCTTCTCATTTTGGGTGTCAAAACGCTTCAGTATGGTTTTGCACTCCTTAACCACGGCCTTCCTGGCCGATTCGGAATGCAGATCCTTTTCGAAAAACACGCGGGCCAGCCGGGACATGGCGGCGCGTTCGACCGCGAACGGATCGCGGGGCGATTTGGCCGGATAGGGCGTTTCGCGCTGATCCCGGCCAGCAGGCGTAGTGGAGAACAGCAACACGTTCTTTTTCTTCCCGTTCCGCCGCACATATCCGACTTCAAGCAGGTGCTTGATGTATTTGCTTACCGAGGACGCATCCACGTGCGCCACGGCGGCGATCTCGGCCACCTGGAAGGTGCCTGTGGACGCCCTGACCGCTCTCCACATTCGGACGTAGCCTTCGCCGCGACGTGCAGGGGCTTGGGGATGGTAGGTGTAGTGTCCGGCCTTGATGCGGACCAATTCGTTCTGCCGCGTCATGCCGTCTAGCTGGCTGCGGACGCGGGCCTTCTCCGCTTCAGCCTCAAGGGCCATGGCTCGGTAGATCAGCGCGTTGCTGATCTCTTTCTTGCCGTTCTCGCTCAGGGCGATCACCACGCCCCGCAGCTTGTCCATTTCAGGCGTCGTCATGGCTAGGCCCGCCCGATCCGCAGGGACTCGACAGCCTTGGTGTCGATCACGTTGGTGTTTTGAGCCTTGGCGTAATCCTCCAGGCGAAGCATGTAGCCATACACCACGCGGAAGCTGCCTTTTGCCGACTGGGCCAGCTTGTGGCAGGCCTCCGGCGAGACCTCCAGGGCAGCGGCCTGCATGGCGAAGAGCATCACGTCCTCGGCGTTGATGGGATCGAAATTCACAACGTCGACCACACGGGAATGGACACGACGGCGGGCGTGGAGCTTCGGATAAAACCCTTCTTCGCCGATCAGGATCACGGGGCATCCGGTCATGTCGTGGACATCCCGCAAGTCTTCGATGCGGCCTATGTTCAACCGGTCCGCTTCATCCACGATGATGGCCGTGTGGGATTTGTTCAGAGCGTTCATGATGCTCGTGCGGCACTTCGCAGTGTTTCCGGGGCGGTCGCCCGTGGCTTCAAACGCCAGTTCCTGGAGAAAGCCAAACTGGCTCCAGCCTTCCAGGACACGCAGGAAGATGCCGCCATTGACGGTGTGCCATTCCTTTGCCGCCATGGTCTTGCCGCGTCCGGCCTCCCCCTGGATAACCCCGATGCCGGGGCGACCACGTTCCGTGTCGCTCAACGTGTTCAGGGACTTGCGCAGTTTCGCCACGTTGCCGGTTTCTATGAAGATGTCTCGCCGCATTCGTTACCTCGCTATGTTCTGTTTCAGGTAGAACGTCCTCAGTTGCTCAAATCGTGCGCCCGTGGCGGTCTCGTATTCCTTGGATGCCTCGTAGGCGTTCATGAAAGATTGGTATTCGGCGGGCAGTTCGTGGCCGTATTTCACGGTCTGCTCAAAGCACCACTCGTATTTCTCCAACTCGGAGGGGAAGAAATCAGGGATTTCCAGGGTGGACGTAGGGAGCTGCCTGACTTTGGCCTGAAGGGCTTCCAGACGCTCCCTCTCAACGTCGTCCATGACCGGCTCGGCTTGGACCGCCTTGGGCATGGGGACCGCCTTGAGGGGGACGCTTTCCTGCCTCATCCACGGAAGCGATTGGAGGCCGCTTTCGCCCACTTCGGCGTCGAAGTCCTTGACCAGCTTCATGGTGGCCGACTTGAGCTGCCGCTGGCGCTTGTTGGCTTCCTGCACCTTGATGAGGTCAAGCTCATCGCCGAACAGCCGCGCCAGGGGATGGAGGGCCTCGGTGGGCCGGGCCGTACCGATCCGCTCCCCGTCCATGGTGTGCAAGTAGACCTCGCTCATGTCGCTCCACCGGTACATCGCCATGAGTTCCTTGTTTAGGCCGTACAGGGCGTCGGATTCAAAGCGCACGTTGCCGATGGTGAAGCCGCACCTCTTGGGGTGGATTTTCTGGCGGAAGAGGAAGTGGCGGTCCAATTCCGTGAGGTCTACGCCGTCGCCCAGGCCACCCTGAAGAAGGTCCAGGGGGCGTTGTCCGCCTAGATCATCCTGAGCCTGCTGGCCGTACCACCAAGCGTAGAGCCGGAATATCTCGGAGGCCTCGCGCAGTGTCGGCACCCATTCGTTGTGAGTCGCCTCGTGGTACTTCTCGTTGCGCTTCATCCACGCGGGCTTGTTGTCGATATTGTTGCCCACATAGCTCGGCAGGAGGCGTTCGCACTGTTCGTCAAAGGTGCGGAAAAAGCGTTCGACGATCTTGGTCCGAGCCTCGTAGGGACGGCTGTATTGGACCGCGATGCCGAGCCGCGCATAGAGGCCGTTGAACTCTTCGAAGTCCGCATCAATATGGCTGAAATACTTGGCACGGAAGGCCTTGCCGTTGTCGATGTAGACACAGCGCGGGTACTGGGCCAGGGTGCCGATCGCCATGTGCAATGCGGAGCTGATGGCGATGGTGTTCTCCGAGGGCATGATCTCCCAGCCCACCGGCATACGTGACCGCCAGTCGTACCAGCAGATGAGCGTCGGTCGGAACGGCTTGCCGGTCGTGGGATGGATGCATTGGAAGTTCAGGACCTTGCCGTCGCAGAAAATGACGTCTCCCACGGAGAGCAGCTTGTCGTTCCGGGCGATATACGGACCGACCTTGTCCTTCAGGGCCTTTTCACCCTCTCGCTTGAGCACGACCAGATCGTGGTGGTCTTCATCGAACCGCCGGGCGAAACGAACCACGGAACGGTAGCTCGGCACAGGTTCACCGTGCTTTTCAAAAATCCCCTTCATGGTTTCATAGGCCAGGGCCACGCTCGGCTTGTTGCCGGTCAGCCAGCATCCCAGGAACACCTTTTCGAACTTCAGGCCGAGCTGGCCGAGTCCCTGCTTGCCGCCCTTGGTCCATTTGCCGCGCCGGTCGCACAGGACGCGGTAATCATGGTCGTTGTCACGCAGCTTCTTGTCCCACCTGTAGAGGGTCTTTTCGGCCACGTCGCCGACGATCTCCCGTTCGTCTTGCAGCATCTGACCGGCATTGACCGCCAAGACGAAGGCTTTGGTGGCCCGGCCTTTCGTGGACTTGCTCTTGTCAACGAACTGCCGCCACTCGCTCACCAGCCGGAATCGGGCCATGCCCACTTGATGCGCCCAGTCGGGGATGACGACGTTATTGTCGGGCAGGGCCGGAACGGTCGCTTCCGCTTCACGCAGGGCTATGGCCGTGCGAACGTCCTGGGGCAGCCCCTTCAACTTCCACACCTTCCCGCCGCCACGGCCAGTCCGGCTCTCCGATGGCCACGCTTCGCGCTTTGCACGGCGATTCACCGTACGGTCTGTGGTGCCGGTAGCTACTGCAAGCTCTTTGGTGGTATATGCGTCTTTCATATCTGTGCGTCCCGGTTGTGGGGTCCGGCCCCTTTTGCTATCGGTTTTTGATTCCACTCATCCCACCCACAACAAAAGGAGCCGGAAATGCAGATCACTGAATGGGAAAAGTATCGCGATACTGCTGTGTTTCTTCATGCCGTAGACACTCTTGGAAAAGATTTTTTCGCAGTCGTGATTACCGCAATGATGCTTTCTGACACACCCGTCACACGCGATTCTTTTGATGAGGAAATCCACGATATGCTCAAAATCGCTCAAGAACGTGACAACATGTCGGAATATCTCAGGGTCATGCTTGCTCACGCCTATTTTGATAAAAACGTAAATCACAGACTAAAATGAGCCTTTGTATTCTGGGCACTGCATGTAGCAATCACTACATTCAGAATCGCGTTCGCGATCTGCTAATACCTTCTCCAGCATATCGCCAAGGCTAGGGGCAAAGGCTGTTGTCGAAAACGTTAATTGGACTTTGGCTCTGTCGATTCCGAGACAACTGACCGCACGGCGTAACTGCTCGGCCAATTCTGTTTCTTCGCCTGTTCGTGTCGGTCCATACAGACCGTCAATTTCAACATGCAGCGACATCATATGCGGCTTCATTTCAAAGCCTCCCTCGACGGAGTCCCCTCCCGGAGTGAACCGGAAGTGAAAGCGGAACCGTTATCCGACATGATCAACTGGGGTACGCCCACGAAGGGGTCCGTGGTCTTTCTGTCGGGCAGCGGGCACGGCTCTCCATCCACGCCGCAAATGTCCAGCCATTCCAGGCCACCCATCTGGCGGGCTACTTCGCGCATTCTTCTGTGCGCAGCCCTCCACGCCGTTTTGGGATCGGCTCCCGGAACCATGCACAATTGCACCTGCGCTTCTTCCCAGGCGTCCACGTCGAATCCGCCATCGGGGAGTTCGCCAGCTCCGGTGGGCCAGCAGGTCAGGAGCACTTTCTGGCCCCCACTCACTCCGAATCCAAGAGTCGCGGTCAGCATTACGCCACCTCCTTTTCCTTCATGTCCTTGGGGAGAGCCAGGGCCTCTTCGGGACACCCTGCATCACGCAGGTAGCCGAGCACCCGGCGGTTGTTGGCGGAACCGTATATGGTCCGCGACACTACAGACTGGCTGAGGCCCAGTTTGTCGCGGATGTCGTACTGGGTCAGGCCGCACGAGAACATCCACTCCTTGATCTTGAACGGCTTCCGGTGCCGTCCGGCACCGATTCCCGCGAGCGCGTTGGTGCTCATGGTGGTCATAGTTTCATCTCCAATTGTTTCTTGCGTTTTTTGGCCTCGCGCTCCTCCAGGATCGCGTTCGCATAGTCCCGCAGTTTCTTGTCCTGCGGGGTCATGACCCCGCATCCGTGCGGACGAAGCAGTACAGCCAGAGGCTCGGCGCTCTTCACGGCCATGCAGAACACGTTCACAGCCAGGACCGACGGCTGGTGCTCCGTGTTGGCCGGGTTGAGCCACTTTTCCAGTGTGGCCAGCGTGACGCTCCTGGCGTTCCCCCGGCTCACGCTCACCCCGGCGCTCTTGGCGATCTCGTTCATGAGGTCGGCGATTTCCTCCCGCGACAAGCCACACCGCGCGGCGGCGCGGTTCATGGCGCTCTTCAGGCTGGCCATCAACATGGCCAGCTCGGCGCTCGGGTCTGTGTCGAAGAGGGATAACTGCCGCATGTGTCGCTCTGTCCGCTGGGTTGCAGGTTGCTGTCCGATACGGATGCGGGGCCGGATGTTGACCCCTTGGGCGGCGTCATTTACTGTGCATTTGTCAAGCGGTGTTGTTAATGACTGCCCACGGCTTCTTTTTATTCTCATTTTTAGTGCCTGGTCAACCTTTTTTGGTGTCCAAGTTGAAATTTTGAGATATTTGATTTACTCTCTGTAATATCAATAAGATAGAAGTATTGCGGGCTGTCCAACTTTCTGTCCAACTTCGGGAGACAATCTTGGACACCACACTAGGTCAAAGGATAAAAAGAGTTCGTGGCGACTTGAAACAAGCTGATTTTGCTGAGAGTTTAGGCGTTCACAAGAACTCTCTTAGCCGTTACGAAAGAGACTCCAGCATTCCTGGGACAGATTTTATCGAGGCACTATGCACCAAATATGGTGTGTCGGTTTTCTGGCTTGTTCTGGGGGAAGGCTCAATGGATGGGAGCTACCCCGAACCAACCAGAGATTCCGGCCTGGATCGAGATGCCACCTTAGAGGAAGAATTATGCGCAGAGCGGGAGATGAATCGTACTCTTGTAGACGAGAACAGAATGCTCTGGAAAGAAAACGGGGAGCTGAAGGTTAAGATCGGGGAGCTAAACGTTCAGAAGGTTAAACTCGAAGGAGAGTTGGACACGGCCCGCAAGATGGCAAAGGAATACTACGAAAGGCTGAAAAGCCGCGATGCGCCGGAAGACACCACGCCAACTGAGGCCATAAGAGAAGCCGGTTAGCTCACAGGGGAAAGGTTATCCCACTGTTCGGCTGAAATGTGCGGGAGTCTGCATACGATGACACCATTGCGCAACCTTTGGCAATCTTTAGAATTCCTCAATGCCAAAATGAGAAAAGGGCCAGCGGCAAATACCACTGGCCCTTTTCTCATTTTGATTGGCAAAAACAGCCTGTCTCTTTGATCTATTTCTCAAGTTAAGAATTAGACCTGGCCAAACACCGAATCCCCGAAAATCCCACGCCGGTCCTACGTTCGTCCCACGTTCGTCCTATGTTCCCCCGGCATTCCCTAGTTTCTCAGCTTGGCTGTCCCCCTATAAACATCCCCCTCGCATGACTTTCGGCCAACCCGCCGGATGGTCACATTTCCAACTCGTCAATATTGATAATGAACGTGATGACTCCAATGGCTTTCTCCCCGTCAACGACGGGGACGGATACAGGGCACTTATAGGCCAGATCTGTGTCATCGTAGTCCACCTCGCCTGCGAAAACGGCACCAGCGCCATGCGAAAAGGACGCTTTGAAGATTTCTCTGTCGCCAATCCAGTAATTGGAAACTTTATCGACCATGCCGACAAGGGCTCCCTGATTGTCCATGACAAATATGTTTGTGCAGTAGCCCTTGGATTTCAGTATCTCCAGAAGGTGCTTGCCGAGCTCGGACGTCATAAGGGCCAGCATGAAGTCGGCCGTGTCGTAGGTATTTCTCCACCTCTCATCCATGGCTTGGATTTCACTCAGCTTCATCCCTTTGGCATTCTGGGCTTTGACCGCTTCCACGATAACCGGGTCGGAACCGATTGCCGCCAGTGTCCCGCTAAGATCGTACACCGTCTGGGGGGCCCTATCCGCGAGAGCCAGGCCGGCCGTCAGGGTCAAAACAAGGAGAGCGCATACCAGGATTGTCGTTTTCATCATTGCCTCCGTTCAAAAGGGGGGGAGTGATAGTGTGTTGCGATTGTATCTTATCCTGCTGTGATGACAATGAATTAGAAAAAAATGAATGGTGGGTCAATCCCTCCCCCCATTCTTCGTGGTCGGCATGGACTGCGGGGCAATACGGGTAATCCTTCAGATACTCGAAAGGCCGACGGATCATGTGTTCGCCGGGGGTACGGCGCGGGCAACACCGTTCTATTGATGGACATCCATGAATGTCGGCAGGGCGCGCCCGGCGCATGGCTTATGAAAGCCTTATGGGCCGATCGCAATCTCCGTGAGAGACAACTCGGGACAACATGTTTCCTTAATGAGTTATCCACCGCATTACCCCGGAGAATTCATCCGGGTTGGTCCTGAATCGGATTGTGGCTCTCGGCAGTCGTCCGTTCCTTCGCTTTCCTCGTGAAAAGCCTGCAACCATACATTGGGCCTAAAGATATCCGTCGATCGGTCGATAGGACAAATGGTCCATATTGAGGGATTTACCGTAGGAGACGCCATGTCGCTGAGCGCCAGCGCCGGAATGATGCAAAATGGGCAGTCTTTCGCAAGTCTTCGCCTTAACGTTGCTTCACAGAGACAAACCGAGGAGAAATCGCAGGCGGGTGAGGAAGAAAGCCGGAATATAGCCATCGCCGGGCCTCAAGGGCCCTCGTCAAATTGCTTCTGCGCGTCGAAGGGGGAGTTGCTTCAGGATGCGCTGTTGTCGAATTTCCAGTCAAAACGGAAAAACATGGTTTCCAACCTGTTCGTCAGTCTCCTCCCTGACACTTCCGAATATCTTCAGGCTCACCTTGATGGCCTCAGGATGCAAAATGAATTTGCCGCCAAGCTGAATGGAGTGCTTGAAACGGCGATCATGAATAGTCGTGCCGGAGAATCTACCGCCTTTATCGAGCGAACCATCGAAGAGTCGATCAAGCAGACCGGCGATGGCAAAATCCATGAGGACGCGGAGGAAGATTTCAAGGAGGCCGAGGAAGAGCTTGATGAGGAAATTGAAGAAAAGGTCAGTGGAGAGGAAGACGGCGATCCGGCGTCTGCGGAAGGAGCCGAAGCCGTCCGGCAGGACATCGAGCTGAAGGCCGAGGAAGCGACGCAACCCGAGAATCAAGCCAAGGCCGAACCCGCAGCCGAAGTCCTGACGGTGGCCGAGGCCATTGACAAGGAGTCGGAGCGCGGCAGCCACGCGGACAAGGGGGCCGCGGTCTCGACGGAAACCGCGCTTCAGGCGGCTGACGGCGGTGCCGCCGAGGATGGCCGGGCAATGGACAGTGCCCAAGCCTCTGCAGTGGGGGCATCCGTCAACTTGTTTGTCTGAACAAAGGTCGAGCCGGTTTATCCGTCCATTTGTCCAGATAGGTCCTCCCCGCTTCTTGGGCTCTTTTCGAGAAGGGCATGCAGGAGGCCGAAGGACCAATCCCCTGCGCAAAATCCGAATGGAGTATAGGCCCGGAAGGTATTCCTTCCGGGCTTTTTTCGCGCCTTTGGATGGTCCTCAAATGCAAGGCGGGGGCGCCTTCCCGTTGTCTCGGAGCCCATGGCAAGGTCAGTTTATAATACTTCGAAGGTGAAGGCGTGTCGTATACCGGAAGACAGTGGATGGTGCTCTCGGGTAATGGGTGAAAACGGTGCCGCATCGAGCTGCCGGGGTGGATATGAAGATCATTCGTACGGGGATGCATGGATTCTTCGGGGCCGGACCCGGGTTGTCCCTTGGGCTGTCGTTGCGTGTCCTGATTCTCGTCTGCGGCTTCCTGGCCGTCGGCGTGGGGGCTGCCCAGGCGGTGTCTCCCGATCCCGCGCTCAATCTGACCGCCGAGGAGAAGGCCTGGCTTGAGGAGAACAGGGACAGCATCCTGTATGCGCCGAATCCCAGCTGGCCTCCGGGTGACTATGTCGAGGACGGGGAGCACAAGGGCATCGTCTCGGATTACATCCGTGTTTTCGAAAAGAAACTCGATGTCCGGTTCAAGCGGGTCCATTACACCGACTGGGCTTCCCTCTACAATGGCATGATGACCGGCGAGTTCGATTTGATCGGTGCCGCCCAGAAGACGGAGGAACGATCCAAGGTCCTCGTGTTCACCGAACCTTTTCTCAAGACGCGCCTCGTGATTCTGACCCCGGTGAACGCTCCCCGGATGCAGTCCCTGGACGATCTCAATTCCATGACGCTCGCCGGCATTGAAGGGTACTCCAGCCTGGATTACGTCAAGAGGACGTATCCGGGATGCAAGATCGTCAACTGCGACGACGACCTGACCGTTCTGCTGAAGGTTTCGGCCGGAGCGGCCGATGGGGCGGTCGTCGACTATATGATGGCCAGCTATCTGATCGAAAAATACGGCATCACCAATCTCAAGTACGATGCGGAGCTCGATTATCATTGGGACCTGCGATTCGCCATCAGCAAGGCCAAGGCTCCGCTCCGGGATCTTCTCGACAAGGTCCTCGCCACCATGGACGAGAAGCAGAGGAAGGATATCTACAACAAATGGGTGACGATCAAGCTTGACCGTGTTCCCGGCTTTTTCGAGCGGAACATCAAGTACATAGTGGCCATTCTGGCGATCCTGCTCTCCCTGCTCGGCGTGGCGGTCATCTTCAACCGGTCCCTGCAAAGGCAGGTCGCCGCACGGACCAGGGACCTCGAACGGCAACGCGAGGTGGCCGA encodes:
- a CDS encoding cache domain-containing protein produces the protein MKTTILVCALLVLTLTAGLALADRAPQTVYDLSGTLAAIGSDPVIVEAVKAQNAKGMKLSEIQAMDERWRNTYDTADFMLALMTSELGKHLLEILKSKGYCTNIFVMDNQGALVGMVDKVSNYWIGDREIFKASFSHGAGAVFAGEVDYDDTDLAYKCPVSVPVVDGEKAIGVITFIINIDELEM
- a CDS encoding DUF3164 family protein, with the translated sequence MGNATHEGFWKDAKGNLVAPENVRESDKLADEVVRDLFAEAKNINAALVAFKQKALDDIRTHLALVVEKYDVKLRGKKGNRVLSTFDGSIKVTINIQDRIRFGEELVAAELLINECMAEWTHDANPNLRTIVEKAFQADSEGKISVYRVLDLLRLQIDDERWRKAMKAIQDSIRVIDSKEYVRIYTRDENGEYQALSLNIAQA
- a CDS encoding AAA family ATPase, producing the protein MRRDIFIETGNVAKLRKSLNTLSDTERGRPGIGVIQGEAGRGKTMAAKEWHTVNGGIFLRVLEGWSQFGFLQELAFEATGDRPGNTAKCRTSIMNALNKSHTAIIVDEADRLNIGRIEDLRDVHDMTGCPVILIGEEGFYPKLHARRRVHSRVVDVVNFDPINAEDVMLFAMQAAALEVSPEACHKLAQSAKGSFRVVYGYMLRLEDYAKAQNTNVIDTKAVESLRIGRA
- a CDS encoding helix-turn-helix domain-containing protein, whose protein sequence is MDTTLGQRIKRVRGDLKQADFAESLGVHKNSLSRYERDSSIPGTDFIEALCTKYGVSVFWLVLGEGSMDGSYPEPTRDSGLDRDATLEEELCAEREMNRTLVDENRMLWKENGELKVKIGELNVQKVKLEGELDTARKMAKEYYERLKSRDAPEDTTPTEAIREAG
- a CDS encoding winged helix DNA-binding protein, whose protein sequence is MTTPEMDKLRGVVIALSENGKKEISNALIYRAMALEAEAEKARVRSQLDGMTRQNELVRIKAGHYTYHPQAPARRGEGYVRMWRAVRASTGTFQVAEIAAVAHVDASSVSKYIKHLLEVGYVRRNGKKKNVLLFSTTPAGRDQRETPYPAKSPRDPFAVERAAMSRLARVFFEKDLHSESARKAVVKECKTILKRFDTQNEKEAPNE